A single genomic interval of Musa acuminata AAA Group cultivar baxijiao chromosome BXJ3-4, Cavendish_Baxijiao_AAA, whole genome shotgun sequence harbors:
- the LOC135634647 gene encoding transcription termination factor MTERF15, mitochondrial-like: protein MALMNRSPYFSLLPKALAFVPCCHLADAALFLATHSYSAASGAPQSSFMAEYLVSTCGFDPDQAAKASKLLGRVESRHQPDSVLGFFKSYGFDNTQVKKVISANPRSLLLDVERTLAPKFRALQDLGFSCSDITHLVGSNKHIISQQTQTIVSKIQLLQGLLGSNDFLVKLFKRNRWFLGFSAEKRIQPNIEILRDCGITGQKLSTILRRHPRLIIQKAEVLKALVRDDENLGVDCASGTPIQTLKVLHSVSKKNFTAHLEFFKGFGWSEDDFLAAFRKAPTLVAVSLKSLQRKMEFLVNEAGCSPSYLALRPFFLLMSLEKKLMPRHRIVTGLKSRGVCISNLSMATYMIYPEKKFLEKFVNCYKEYPELIELYNVAPKNRTAL, encoded by the coding sequence atggcatTGATGAATAGGTCGCCCTACTTCTCTCTCTTACCCAAAGCCCTTGCCTTCGTCCCTTGCTGTCATCTGGCCGATGCTGCCCTTTTCCTCGCAACCCATTCTTACTCCGCCGCCTCCGGTGCTCCACAGAGCAGCTTTATGGCTGAATACCTGGTCAGCACCTGTGGCTTCGATCCTGATCAGGCGGCCAAGGCCTCGAAGCTCCTCGGCCGCGTCGAATCCCGCCACCAGCCTGACTCCGTCCTTGGCTTCTTTAAAAGCTACGGTTTTGACAACACCCAGGTGAAAAAGGTCATATCTGCAAACCCCCGGTCTCTTCTCCTCGACGTGGAGAGGACCCTGGCCccaaagtttcgagctttgcaggATCTGGGCTTCTCCTGCTCCGACATCACCCACCTCGTCGGATCGAATAAACACATCATCAGCCAGCAAACCCAGACCATCGTGTCCAAGATCCAATTATTGCAAGGCCTCCTCGGGTCCAACGACTTTTTGGTGAAGTTGTTCAAGAGGAACAGGTGGTTTCTCGGGTTTAGCGCCGAGAAGAGGATCCAGCCTAACATTGAGATTCTAAGGGATTGCGGGATCACGGGTCAGAAGCTCTCAACGATCCTACGGCGCCACCCCCGCCTCATAATCCAGAAGGCTGAAGTCCTGAAGGCGTTAGTCAGGGATGACGAGAATTTGGGAGTAGATTGTGCCTCGGGGACGCCCATCCAGACTCTCAAGGTGCTCCACAGCGTCAGCAAGAAGAATTTCACGGCTCACTTGGAGTTCTTCAAGGGCTTTGGGTGGTCCGAGGATGATTTCCTTGCTGCATTCAGAAAGGCTCCTACGCTTGTGGCAGTTTCTTTAAAGAGTTTGCAGAGGAAGatggagttcttggtaaatgaaGCTGGATGTTCTCCATCTTATCTTGCACTTCGGccattttttttgttgatgagttTGGAGAAAAAGTTGATGCCAAGGCATCGGATCGTGACAGGCCTGAAGTCTAGGGGAGTTTGCATCAGTAACCTTAGTATGGCTACATACATGATATATCCAGAGAAGAAATTTCTGGAGAAGTTCGTCAACTGCTACAAGGAGTATCCAGAACTCATTGAGTTGTATAATGTAGCCCCCAAAAACAGAACTGCACTTTGA